AAACGCAATAATTGCTTGGATAGAAACTTGTCTAAATACATTAATAAAATTAGAAACCGTCAAAAATCTGTCACTTAATAACGAGAATAATATCACTATTCCAAAAAAACCTACGATTGCCGGATACTCTTTAAGTTTTTTCAAAAAAACTTTTTGCCTCATTTAATATCAACTCCTGTTGCCAATTTTAATATGCTTTCCTGAGTAATTTCACCCTTTTCCAAAATTCCCATTGAACGTCCTCTGTGCATTACCAATACTCTATCACATAAACTTACTATTTCAGGAAGTTCAGAGGAAATAAAAACTACACCTACCCCATCATTAGCCAATTTGTTTATAATATTATAAACCTCTACTTTTGCTCCAACATCAATTCCCCTCGTTGGTTCAACTAAAAAAACAATCTTTGGCTTTTTTCTTAAAACTTTTGAAAGAACAACCTTTTGTTGATTTCCTCCTGATAGTGTTTTTACCTTTTGTTTAATAGAAGAAATTTTTATTGAATATTTCTTCACTTCGCTAGCTACCATATCCCTTGCCCTTTTCCACGATATTTTTCCAAATTTAGATATCTCATCAACATTTGGTAAGACTATATTCTTCACCACATCCATATCCAAAACTAATCCCATTTTTTTCCTATCTTCTGGAACAAGTGCTATACCATGTTTAAGCATATCTTTTCCTGGTAAATACGTGCGCCCATCTAATACCAACTTATCCCAGTTAGAGCGTAAATATCCATATATTCCTAAAGCAATCTCAAGTTTTCCTGAACCAACCAAACCAGCAATCCCAAATATTTCTCCTTTATTTACATTAAAAGTAACATTTTCTACATAATCTTTGACTTGTAATTTTTCTATTCTAAATAACTCCTTATCTGTTATTACATTAAATTTGGGATACATTTCCTCTATATTCCTACCTACCATCATTTTAATCAAATCTTCTCTTGACACTTCTTTTATACTTATTGAATTTATATAGTTTCCATCTCTCAAAACAGTTACTCTATCAGCTATTTCAAAAACCTCTTCAAGCCTATGTGAAATAAAAATAATCGATATGTTTTTTCTTTTTAAATCTTTTATTATCTCAAAAAGTCTTTTTGTTTCATGGTCCGTAATCGTTGCAGTAGGTTCATCCATTATTATTATTTTCGCATTTAATGATAACGC
The window above is part of the Thermosipho affectus genome. Proteins encoded here:
- a CDS encoding sugar ABC transporter ATP-binding protein, which gives rise to MKKILELKNVIKTFPGVVALNNVNFDLYQGEVHALLGENGAGKSTLIKIISGVYKPDSGDIFLDGEKINFSSPTEAIKKGIATIHQELNLFEELSVAENVFVGRVDKFVFSRSKMVKVVDELLKKLKFPIRANEKVKNLNTSEKQLVSIAKALSLNAKIIIMDEPTATITDHETKRLFEIIKDLKRKNISIIFISHRLEEVFEIADRVTVLRDGNYINSISIKEVSREDLIKMMVGRNIEEMYPKFNVITDKELFRIEKLQVKDYVENVTFNVNKGEIFGIAGLVGSGKLEIALGIYGYLRSNWDKLVLDGRTYLPGKDMLKHGIALVPEDRKKMGLVLDMDVVKNIVLPNVDEISKFGKISWKRARDMVASEVKKYSIKISSIKQKVKTLSGGNQQKVVLSKVLRKKPKIVFLVEPTRGIDVGAKVEVYNIINKLANDGVGVVFISSELPEIVSLCDRVLVMHRGRSMGILEKGEITQESILKLATGVDIK